CCCGCTGCCAATCGGATATTTTTTTGTCGTCAACGTATCTAAGCAAACCTTTGGCTGTCCATTGGTCAAGCACATTCGTACCGTTTTTAGCTATAAGAGTTCTATCGTGAATACTGCAAATTTCATTTACGATAATTCTTTGTCTGCTGTGTGAAACGGCTGATTCCGTATCAAGGGCAAACGCAATAGGTTTTGATTCTTTTGTAAAAGTATCAGTAAGCAAAAGTCATGCTGAACACTGTTGTATTCGGCAGCATTTTCAAACAGTTCAAGCTGTCCCTGTAACAGATCAAGGTTTCTGTCGGTAAATATTCGTTCGTTTTGTACTGCTTCACTTTTCTTAACCGGCTCTTCATTTTGAGTCTTGTCATGATTCAGATTCAATTCAGTACGGTTCTTTTCAATCAGTTCCAATGCGAGCGGCTTAATATGAGTGCAAAACGATTCATATTCCACATATCCGGGGATACGGAAGGTTTCCGGCGTCGTTGACGAGATTTGGGAATATTCTTCCGTAGAAAGAACACTTTGCCGTTTTGAATTTCGTTTAAATTTTATGAAAGTCGGTTTTGAAACGGAAATCCCTTGCCAAACCGCTTCATCATATATTTCACAAAAGATTTCCTGATATCGATTTTTCCAACTGCCTGATTTATTGCAGTTCAGTAAATACTGCTGAATTTCGGAGACCCGCAGATCTTCAATTCGTCTGTCGCCGAAAACGTCGATTATATATTTAACGTATGCACGGCAATCAAGCATCGTGCGGGGACTTATCGACTTACCGAATTGCCGCCGTCGTTCGTAATGAACGGAACCGGGAATATACATATCTTTGGCAATACGGGAAACCGTCGCACTGCAAACTGCCGGCGGCGGTAATGAATCAATATACGCTTGTGCTTCAGCTTTGGACACACAACCTTTACATGATTTCCGCACCTGCGTTTTGTCGCTGCTGTAGTACCAGTAGTACCACTTTTTTATTTGCTTACCTGATTTAAGCGTAACGGTCTTTTTGAATAAATGATAATAGACAGCCATAATAAACCTCCGTATGCACTTTTTATGCAAAGTCATACCGAATGAGAAACGGCTGTTCTTTTATTTTCTTTCTTTACAATAAATTAATTCGGGATGACAGGATTTGAACCTGCGACATTCTGGTCCCAAACCAGACGCGCTACCAGCTGCGCTACATCCCGTCAAAACCGGGACCAGAGGGACTCGAACCCCCTACCTACTGCTTAGAAGGCAGTTGCTCTATCCGGATGAGCTATGATCCCATGCAATATGTTCAATAGTATAGCAAAAAAAAGTATCCGTGTCAAAGGAATCCTTTCTGCCGCAATAAAGTAGAAGGATTGGACATAATACACGGCCGAAAATAAAATACGGCACTGTCTGCGGCAAATCAATACGTTTTAAGTTGACAACGGGTATGAGGCAGATTACCATTTTAACATGAGAATAGCGCATCAGCTTCTGCAGACGGTACTCGCCGCCATTTGTCTTTTTGTGTTCGGCGGTTGTTTTGCCGTTCGCCCGGAAACGTACGGTACGCTCAATCAGCGTATTCTGGTTCTGCTCCCCGACGCAGGCCTAGACGACCTGCAGTTTACGATAGCGGAAACGAGATTATCGCTTGCAGGAAACACCCTGACGTATGCTTCGCTTTCGGGCGGAAGCGCCGTTACGGTTCACAACCGTACGATTTATAACTGCAGAAAGCTGAATACGCTCGATCCGAGTCAATACGACGCGCTGCTCCTGATAAACGGCGCGCAGCGCAGTACGTTTGCATCGGATCCGGATTTCATTCGGATCTGTACCCATTTAATCCACCGAGACAAACCGATTGCCGCTTCAGGATATGCGACGGCGGCGCTCGCTCCGTTCCTAAACGGAATGAAGGCATCGGCGTTTCCGAGTGAAAAACCGACGCTCGAACGTTCCGGCGCAGTGTACACCCGGGCGCTGGTTACCGCCGATCGGAACTTTTTAACCGGGTTCGGCGGATCGGATGAAAACGATACGCTTTTTATCCATTCGTTCATACGAATGCTCGCCGGAAAAAAGGAGCCCGTCGTTCAATCGGCGCCGGACATTCCGTTCACCGTCTATGATAACGGCGGCAGATTCGTACTCACGCACGGTGGCAAAACCCGAAGCGGCGTAATAACCGTTCCGAACGCAAATCACGGTGCGGCGCAAAAATCGCTCGTATTCGGCTTGCATTGGACCGCCGCCGTCGGCGAGCAATTCCGAATCCGCGGCTTCGACGAACTCGCGCCGGAACTCGATTTTATCATGGTATATCCCGACGGTTACAACGGCGACTGGGAAATCATGCCGGATCGGGAAAGCCGGCTCGATGAAAAAGGACTGTTCAAAACGCTCATCCGCGAATTCTGCGCGCACTACCCGATCGCTGCAGACAGAATTTACGCAACGGGTTTTTCGCTCGGAAGTTTCGCCGTATACAAACTCGCCGGAGAGTTTCCGAATACGTTCGCTGCGGTCGCGCCGGTTTCGGGTCTCATGTATCCGACCCGGGAGCGCCCGATCAGCGATTCGGGCAATTTGAAAAACTCAAACACGTCGCTGCTGCACATACATTGTCTTGACGATCGGAACGTTCCGTTCACGGGCGATCCGGTCTACGGGATTCCGGTCGCGGCGGAAAAATCAGTTTCATATTGGCGTCGCGCAGTGCGGGCGGAACCGAACGCCGCCCCGTATCCGGCTCCCGCAGGCGCGACCGCAAAAATATGGTCGAATCCCGAAACCGGCGCCGATATCGTCCTTGCAACGTATGAAACCGGCGGGCACGCGTGGCAACCGGAAACGACCGCGTACGTTGCGGATTTCTTCTATAATCATCCGCCGCGGGAAAACCGCGTGCAGCTCGCCACGGCGGACTTGCCCGCCATCGCCGAATCGGGCCAACCGCTCGGCTTGTCGGTACGGCTGGAAAACGCCGCATCCGTGCAAAGAATCGTATATAAAGCGAACGGAGCCGTTATCGGTACGGCGCAAAACGCACCGTTCGCCATCACCTGGATCCCGCCGGAAAACGGCAGATACGCACTTTCCGCACGGGCGGAACTCACTTCGGGAACTTCAATCGCCTCGACGCTGAATCCCGAAATTTACGTTGCATACAAAAACATCGCCGCACAAGCGGAACCGGCCGCCTCGGCGTCAAGTACGGAAACCGCGTTTTTGAGTGCGGATAAGGCGTTCGATTCGGACCCGCGTACCAGATGGGCTTCCGCATATGCCGACGATCAGTATTTAACCGTCGATTTGGGAAAAACGGTCCCTATTTCGGGCGTTACCGTTCTCTGGGAAGCCGCGTACGCGACGGCGTACGAAATCAGGATATCGAACGACGGCAGGAACTGGCATACCGTGTACGAAACGGCGCAAGGTGCCGGCGGAGACGAGACTGTCGCGTTTTCTCCGGTAACCGGCCGCTTCGTAAGACTAGACTGCACGGAACGGGCCACGAAATGGGGCTTTTCCGTTTGGGAACTGCTTGTACACGGCGAATCGCGGTAACGCTCGCCGAACGGGAATATCGGTATGAAAAAAATGCAAAAATATAACAGATTTTTCATCGACTGATCTTTTTTTTTTCAGTATATTTAGGACATGACGACACTTACAAAATTGGTCGGCGGGTTGGAAAAAAAATACAAAATATATACAGTTCTGACCCCGTTAGCCATGATCGGCGAAGTTGCAATGGAAGTCCTGATTCCGTTGATTATGGCGAACATAATCGATACGGGCATTACGAACCGCGACATCAATTACGTCGTGCGCACCGGAGTGCTGATGATAGGAGCGGCCTGCTTTTCGCTTCTTTGCGGCGTCCTGTCGGGATGGTTCGCAGCTCTCGCCTCCACCGGATTTTCCCATAATCTGCGAAGGAAGCTGTTCGGCAAAGTGCAGGACTTTGCGTTTTCAAATATGGACAAATTCGGTACCGCGTCGATGGTAACCCGGCTGACCACGGACGTTACCAACACGCAGAACACGTATCAGATGATCATCCGCATCTGCGTACGCGCGCCGGTCATGCTTATCAGCGCGACGATCATGGCGTGTTTTATCAACCTGAAACTCGCATCCCTGTTTTTTATCGTGATTCCGATTTTGGCAATCGGTCTGGTACTCATCGGAATAAAAGCGTTCCCCCGATTCCGCGAAATGCTCAAAAAATACGACCGTCTCAACAGCGACGTGCAGGAAAACCTGAACGGCATACGCGTCGTCAAATCGTTCGTACGCGAATCATATGAAGAAGACAAATTCCGCAAAACGGCCGACGAAGTCCGTACCGCGCAGGTAAAAGCCGAGCGCATCATCATTTTCGGTATGCCGCTCATGCAGATCATGATGTATGTGTGCATTATCGCCGTGCTCTGGTTCGGCGGCAACATGATAATCGGCGGCACGATGCAGACCGGCGAGCTGATCAGTTTCGTCACGTACATTACGCAGATACTCATGTCGCTCATGATGATTTCAATGATATTCGTCATGCTGGTTCTGTCCAAAGCGTCCATCGGGCGCATTCTTGAAGTACTCGACGAAACTCCCGACATAACGGATCCGCTGCCGGTCAAAGCGGACGCCGGCACGGATGCATCCGCTGCACCGGAAGCGGCCACGACACCTCAAGCGGCGGATATCGGCGACGGAACCGTCGAATTCCGCGGCGTGTCTTTTTCATACGCTAAAAACGCGGCGCTGCCGGTGCTCGACCGTATCTCTTTGACCATTCCGGCGGGAGTCGTCGCGGGTATTATCGGCGGAACCGGTTCGTCCAAATCGACGCTCGTGCAGATGATTCCGCGGCTGTACGACGCGACCGCAGGCTCCGTTCTCGTGGGCGGAAAAGACGTCCGCACGCTGCCGCTTGAAAAGCTGCGGAACGCGGTCGCCATGGTGCTGCAAAAGAACGTGCTGTTTTCGGGCACTATCAGTGAAAATCTCCGCTGGGGCAACGAACGGGCGACCGATGGGCAAATCAAAGCCGCCTGCACCGCAGCCGACGCGGCGGGATTCATAGAATCGTTTCCCGACGGATACGAAACGGTCCTCGGACAAGGCGGCGTAAACTTGTCGGGCGGACAAAAGCAGCGTCTCTGCATTGCGCGCGCACTGCTCAAAGAGCCGAAAATACTCATCCTCGACGACAGTACGAGCGCCGTAGACACGGCGACCGACGCCCGCATCAGAAGCGCGCTGCGAAAAAGCCTGCCGCACACGACGAAGATCATCATCGCGCAGCGCATTACTTCCGTAAAAGACGCCGACATCATTTTCGTTTTGGACGACGGCCGCCTCGTCGATTCCGGTACGCACGACAGTCTGCTGAAATCGTGCAGCATCTACCGCGAAGTATACGAATCTCAGCAGAAAGGAGCGGTCTGATGCCGCCCGTAGGACACGGCCCCCGCGCGGGAGGCCCCGGAAAAAAACCGCAGCACATCGGGAAAACAGTCGGTCGGCTGTTTTCTTATATGGGTAAATATAAATTATTGCTGATACCGGTCGTTATCTGCGTGCTGCTCAACTCCGGCGCCATGATCGCCGGAACGTATCTGTTGCGCCCCGCGCTCAACGATTACATCATTCCGCTGATCGGGCAGCAGCATCCCGACTTGAGCGAGTTTATCGGATTACTGTCCGTTATGGCGCTGATTTTTGCCGCCGGAGCCGTCGCCGGCTACGTGAACAACAGAATCATGCTGACCGTCGCGACGGGAACGCTGTTCCGCATCAGAACCGAAATGTTCGAGCATATGGAAACGCTGCCGCTCAAATATTTCGACACCAGAACGCACGGCGAAATCATGTCGCTGTACACGAACGACACGGATACGCTG
This sequence is a window from Treponema brennaborense DSM 12168. Protein-coding genes within it:
- a CDS encoding discoidin domain-containing protein, which produces MRIAHQLLQTVLAAICLFVFGGCFAVRPETYGTLNQRILVLLPDAGLDDLQFTIAETRLSLAGNTLTYASLSGGSAVTVHNRTIYNCRKLNTLDPSQYDALLLINGAQRSTFASDPDFIRICTHLIHRDKPIAASGYATAALAPFLNGMKASAFPSEKPTLERSGAVYTRALVTADRNFLTGFGGSDENDTLFIHSFIRMLAGKKEPVVQSAPDIPFTVYDNGGRFVLTHGGKTRSGVITVPNANHGAAQKSLVFGLHWTAAVGEQFRIRGFDELAPELDFIMVYPDGYNGDWEIMPDRESRLDEKGLFKTLIREFCAHYPIAADRIYATGFSLGSFAVYKLAGEFPNTFAAVAPVSGLMYPTRERPISDSGNLKNSNTSLLHIHCLDDRNVPFTGDPVYGIPVAAEKSVSYWRRAVRAEPNAAPYPAPAGATAKIWSNPETGADIVLATYETGGHAWQPETTAYVADFFYNHPPRENRVQLATADLPAIAESGQPLGLSVRLENAASVQRIVYKANGAVIGTAQNAPFAITWIPPENGRYALSARAELTSGTSIASTLNPEIYVAYKNIAAQAEPAASASSTETAFLSADKAFDSDPRTRWASAYADDQYLTVDLGKTVPISGVTVLWEAAYATAYEIRISNDGRNWHTVYETAQGAGGDETVAFSPVTGRFVRLDCTERATKWGFSVWELLVHGESR
- a CDS encoding ABC transporter ATP-binding protein; protein product: MTTLTKLVGGLEKKYKIYTVLTPLAMIGEVAMEVLIPLIMANIIDTGITNRDINYVVRTGVLMIGAACFSLLCGVLSGWFAALASTGFSHNLRRKLFGKVQDFAFSNMDKFGTASMVTRLTTDVTNTQNTYQMIIRICVRAPVMLISATIMACFINLKLASLFFIVIPILAIGLVLIGIKAFPRFREMLKKYDRLNSDVQENLNGIRVVKSFVRESYEEDKFRKTADEVRTAQVKAERIIIFGMPLMQIMMYVCIIAVLWFGGNMIIGGTMQTGELISFVTYITQILMSLMMISMIFVMLVLSKASIGRILEVLDETPDITDPLPVKADAGTDASAAPEAATTPQAADIGDGTVEFRGVSFSYAKNAALPVLDRISLTIPAGVVAGIIGGTGSSKSTLVQMIPRLYDATAGSVLVGGKDVRTLPLEKLRNAVAMVLQKNVLFSGTISENLRWGNERATDGQIKAACTAADAAGFIESFPDGYETVLGQGGVNLSGGQKQRLCIARALLKEPKILILDDSTSAVDTATDARIRSALRKSLPHTTKIIIAQRITSVKDADIIFVLDDGRLVDSGTHDSLLKSCSIYREVYESQQKGAV